Part of the Oncorhynchus masou masou isolate Uvic2021 chromosome 24, UVic_Omas_1.1, whole genome shotgun sequence genome is shown below.
tgcagtaaacttgctttaaaactgctaaCATTTTTCTCTATGCCCCATGGCAAATGTGTTCCAGGAAATTACTTTAAAAGATATTTCTCTCCACCTTCAAGAGGGGGGGCACAAAAAAAATGGCCGGTTTGGTGGGGGGCCTCCCCAACCAAATCTTGCTtaaggcccccaaaaggctaaaGTTTTTCCTGAGTATGCCTGTGCTTAACATTAATCTAGAGGTTCTGCCAGGGACAAAATCATAGTGAATAACTTATTTGGGTTTTAGTTACTGCATGTTGTTTACTGAATAGGATGTGAACAGATTCATTTACTCCAGTCAGTGTTCAGGTCGCTGTCTTAAAACAAAAACAGACCTGTATCATAACTATTTTATTGGCGGGTCGAAATGTAAGTGTACAGTAATATAAAGCATACATAGTTTCCATATTTCCAGTATAAAATCGTGTCAGAGGTTAGAAATTAGCCTACAAGTTTTCACAATCTTGTTTGCAAATTTTTATTACAATGGCCCTAAAACGACACTTTACGTACTTTAAATGCTGTTATACCCAAGAGGGACAAAGGTGTgcatggtttggcttggaaagatGGATTTGAGATGCTGCCATTGCTAACAAGGGCAGCACCTAGAACATTCCGAATGTGACAACTGGTCtggcctgggtgtgtgtgtggttggttcGCTGTGTTCTGTGATGGTGGAACTCTGTACGTGTCATCTTTTGTTGAACAGGTTAGGAGAGTTTAATAGTAAGGTCTTAATGAGATTATTTAATGGAGTATATATTGCCTTTTGTCATTTGTATCCGGGTGTGTTTGTCACGTTTgtgtaataaatgttttgtcacatacaccggataggtgaagtgaaatgtgttattttacagaGTCCACCATAGTAGTACggtgcccctggagcaaattagggttaagtgccttgctcgagGGCATATTGACATATTTCtccccttgtcagctcgggtattcgaaccagcaacccttcggttactggtccaacacgaTGCGTACAGCAATTGTGGCCACTTAAGGCTTGAGCAGATTGAGCATAGACCACAATCAGTAAATCTGGGACAAGCAGATCTTAAATTCAGTTTTCATTTTCAAGAGATGAGATGATTGGCCCAGATCATCTGCGCAAGTTTCATGCGGGACTATGATTACCCCACTAGACTCAGTGAAAGTATATTTGCATTTCACCGTCTGTACAGTAAGCTATGGATTGCAGAGGAGTTGGAACATTGGCATGTTGAAGTTAGAGCCTTGATCATCTTATCAAATAATACTCGTACCAGACTTCTCACTGTATGTGATGACGGAAGAACAAACAATGGTTTTCAAAAGCCTCAACCAcgtcatgttttttttgttttgaaaACCCAACCTTGTGATCGGAGTAAACTTCAGTGCAGCTTATTTCTTGGCTGTTACCCCTCTGTCTATAGTATTTATTCAGCTATGAATGAGGTGTTGGGGAATTAATACTCTCGTCGAAGCACAGTTGGGAGCAACTACTTCCATGTCAGGTTACATTACTCTCTGAATCCTCTGCCTTATGTCAGAAATCGCATTAGTCTGTGCACAATGAAGTGGAAGCCCCTCTGTCAGGGGTGTCGTTATGTTAATTTGTTGTACTGCATTGTTAGGTATACCAGGAGCTAATTCTTGAGtgaacaagaaattacatgaatATAATGTATATATGAAGAAATGGTCATGTACTTTTTACAATGTAATAAATATAATGTAATGAAACTGGATTGTTGTCTTATTCATGGGTATTAGTAAATGATGCATTAATCAAATCACAGCTGGATCTGTGGTGTAAAACATCTGGATTTTTATTTCAAAGCAGAATGTgaaacactttttttttcttaGTAAACTAACTGTATCAGAAACTACAGAGTGATTCTGGCAGAAAAACAACTGTTAAAATTGTCTTTGTACATGGAATGTAAAAACAATATCAGTAAATAAGGGATACGAATGACAAGCCATGGGGATTATTAATTTAATCTAGTCTAAAAATAATGCAATCCCGTAAAAGGAAGACGGTAACATAAATGCATACAGTACTTCACccacacaaaaaaatgttttaacaccTTCCGAGGGCTACCCGATGTCGTCAAAAACACCTACTTACAGCATCTTCCATCACACTATACCAGCTGCAAAAACAAAGATCCATCTGAAATACAATTGCAACCGTTAAAAAACCCCAAATCGAGCATCTCTTTAGCTCATCTTCACTTGGCATCCAGCTTGGCCATTTCCTGAAGGTATATTCCGATGCTCTCGCTGTCAAACAGTACAAAGTAAATGTTTTTCAGGGAAGAGGTCGTTGCGGAGACAAAATGGTTGGAGATTGCCTTGAGGATCAGCTGGGCGGCTGTTTGCTTTGGGAATCCATTCCTAGAACCAGGAAAGATGCACAGATGTGAGCTCAATTTCAATTAGTCTTTCTGCGATTCCTACCTCCTTGCTGCTTCCTGAACCTTATTTGAGTATAAGGTTCAAGGTCCCTCCCTGGACCTTTTTCTCAAATGTGTTTTAAGAAGGAATCGAGGAAAGAAATTGAGAGCCCTAGTTCAGACCGCCGAGGCCCCTTTTTCTATTACTGGAAACCAAAGTTATGAATTGTACCTTTTAAAATAACATTTATTGTTACTCAGCAGGTTACCATCCAACCATGTGTGAGTCAAGTGCCTGTCTGATAAACTCActacaggcctgatggaaacggTCAAATTGTCGACAAAACAAATACGCTACACAAAGATATTTTTTGGGGCTGTGATACGATTATGCAACAGTTTATTGTGCAATTGTTGTTAGAATAACCATGTCGAGGTAAATTTTCAGTCACGGggtatgttgtgtggtcctcccactacaactTGAAAAAGCATGcagattaggctacagattaaatcaaTTATGATAAACTTCACAGGTTGGTGAAAGTGCATGATAAGCTTAATGCTAGTTTTCAATAGATAAAGGGTTCTTATTTTATGCTGGTGGACATGATTGGTGCTTGCCTGCCAATCGACAAATAAATACAATCTCTCTTATCCATAATTTCATCATGTAGGCCCTACCCTCTGCACTGTATCGGCGAGCTGTTGGCAAGAGCGCACGCCGAGACCAGAGTGGGCAGACTTTGTGCCCAAACCATCGacctatttaaaaacaaatagaaTTTCATTTCTTTTATTCAGTAAATAAAAAAGTTAAGTGTGTTTTGTGTTCACCAGAAGCCAGTTTGATAGAAAAACACTGCTGCTGGTAATACAGATGTTAGATCTTAATTTTGATAGGCTATATGTAGCGTACAGCTGCATTTAAGATACACTTGTGTGTCATAGTGGAGACCAACATCTAGCTTGTTACTAAGCTATATAAAACGACAGTTGTTGATGTATATGGCtgcatttgtaaacattttgaatGTTGGAGTACTGGGAAATGTACTCTGTCTGGTGCTTTAGCGTTTGAGCAAGCAAGAGATCTGCGGGTTTTCAGTGAATGTATGTAAATCACGAGGCGCATTTTGAATTTTGACAGTGATCAAATCAAGATATGGCAATCTGTATGGGCATATTATTTTGTGTGAATGAGAATATTCACTTGAATATCGTTCGACAAAttgatggaaacctagctactggtaTAGATTTAAACATCATACTGGCTGTATTTATGTATTTTGAATGTCATATCTAACAACAATGGACTAacgaaacaaataccaaaaggtCGTTTTTGGGTGGAATTGTCCTTTAAAGCTGTAAGTCTCACCGGCCAGCAGGAAGTGAGGGGAAGGCCACGGACTTGAGTTTCTTCTCTTCTGCAGCAGAGAGACAGGCCTTGACTGTCTTCTCCAGCTGGTCCTCACACTTGTCCGAGCCCCACTGAGGGATGTTACAGTGGATGACAAAACGAGCTGGCATCCCACTGGCCTGGCTCACCGCAACTACAGGAcgaagacgcacacacacacacactgacgcttCACTCTTCACGTGTAGGTTTAAATGTAGCATTGACAGTGTACTTATAAGGATGGTTTTGAAGTGAGGTGAGACGATACGTTTCAATCAAGTGGATTATGCTGTATTTCGATAAGCACATTCAGTAATTGCATCCTTTTATAACCAAACAAAAGCAAAAACCCTTTCATCCAGCAGATTTGATATTAGTTTGGGTGTCCGTGTCTCCATACCTGATGCTACCTCCAGAGGTCCCTGTGCTTTCCTCAGTTCTTTCACTGCCTCCAAGAAGTCCCGCCCACCTGCCTTCTCCAGGGCATTGCCTGCAGACCACAGCACACAACAGGTAAGAATGAGTCAAAAGTATAATGGGCTGTGAAGCTTTCACAATTCTAAGATGAAAAGACGAGCAGGTCTGGCATCCTCACCCACTCCCTCTTTGAGGTCCATCTCAGCATTTGTGGGGTTGATGATTCCCTCCACCTTGATCGTTCCAATCTTGCCAATTTCACTCTCTGTTAGTGAAAGCTGTTTAAGGGGATATAGAGTTGAAGTTATGACAAAGTTACTAAGAAACTTAATAGATACGTGTCATGACCAAGGTGTATTTGGACACCCTGCTGGTCAAACAtcgcattccaaaatcatgggcattaatatggagttggtccccctttgctgctataacagcctcaactcttctgggaaggctttccactagatatttcTGCTAGATATTGGaacagggacttgcttccattgagCCACGAGTGTTAATGAGGTCGGGCCGTGAcgttgggagattaggcctggctcgcagtcgacgttccaattcataccaaaggtgttcgatggggttgaggtcaaggctctgtgcaggccactgaaattcttccacaccaatctcgacaaaccatttctgtatgggcctTGCTATTCTGtatcgttaagatttcccttcactggaactaaaggggcctagcccaaaccgtAAAAAGCAGCCCCAGGACATTATTCCACCTGCGCCAAACTTCacagttagcactatgcattcaggcaggaaGCGTTCTCCCGGCATCCGCCATACCCAAATTCGTCcgccggactgccagatggtgaagtgtgattgattcatcactccaaagaacacgtttccactgctccggagtccaatggcggcaagcttgaCATTGTGATTTTAGGTTTGTGCGAAGCtgttcagccatggaaacccattttatgaagctcccgacgaacatttattgtgctgacgttgcttccagaggcagtttggaactctgtagtgagcattgcaaccgaggacagacgatttggcctaacacttcgtggctgagccattgttgctcctagacgtttccacttcacaataacagcacttaagaGTTGAacggggcagctccagcagggcagacatttgatgaacagacttgttggaaaggtagcctcctatgacagtgccacgttgaaagtcactgagctcttcagtacgggccattctactgccaatgtttgtctatggagattgcatggctgtgtgctcgatttgaatatacctgtcagcaatggatgtggctgaaatatcaGAATCCACTCATTTAATGGGGTGTTCACATACATTATATACACAAGTATCTTTACAATAGGTGTCACAGAATGACAGTTTTTTCATAACTGACATGACATGATACCTTTTGTCCAAGGAACAGGCTTTTCGCTGAGAGGATAGTGAATCCATCGCCTGGTCCATCTTCCACTGTCGAGTTGGCTACGACAGCTTCTTTGTCGTTTTCTGTGCTCTTCTTATCACGGAATCAATGAAAAACAGAACACATTCATGCTtcttataacactataacaaaCACATTGACAAATATTGAGCTGTTTGCCATCATTCACGAAGCCCATTCATGTGTACTGACCCTTGGCTTGCGGCCTGGTTTGCCTTTGCCTTTTTTGGTGGTGGGTTTCTTGATGCTCTTGACGCGTTCCGCCCTCTTCTCTGGCACGGTCACCTGAGTGTCCACTTTCACTCGGCTGCCCCTCTTCTTGGACAATAGTTCCGGGTGGATACGAGGCAGGACCCCTCCGTTTGATATGGTCACCCCTCGGAGAAGCTGAGAGGCCAAAGAACGGGTGAATTAGTTTACTTTTCAATAGGTATTCAGTCTATCATTGGTCAATTTCTTTGCTCTGAGAAATACTTTACTAGTCAAGTGGTAAAAAAATCCTGCCGAAATGATAAAGAACATTGTCTATTAAGTGGAATTAGTTTAAGTCCAAACCTAAACCCCAATTGAGattttgtggcaggacttgaaacaagcagttcatgcttgaaaacccacaaatgtcactGAGTTAAAGCAGCTCTGCATGGCTGAGTGACCCAAAACTCCTCCACAGTGACgtgagactgatcaacaacgACAGGcagcatttggttgcagtcattgctgctaaaggtggcacaaccagttactGATTGTTGGATGTTTATTAAATTAATTAAAGTATACATTTTTACAGTTATTTGTAAACTAAGGTTCCCTTGATCTAATAATATTAGGTTTTTGTTGAAGACCTGATAACAGTatcaaaaatagagaaaatcaaaAAGGGGCAAaaactttttcacagcactgtatgtcTTGTCAGGATATCGGgcctcaataaaaaaaaatccactTGGGGTTAACCACGAAGCGGTGGCAGTTCATGCCCGATGCCATATGGCGTCATCTGTACCTTCCTGAACCCTTAAGACAAAGGGACAACCTTCATCATAGTTTCATGGATCCCTATTGGGAAATATACTGCAATATAATAGTGTAACGATGATGCAATGAAGTGGAGCGACAAACACTAACATTTTCTAAATGTTGGCCTATTTTAATGGGAATAATACTGTACCTGGTTGAGCTCCTCGTCGTTGGCTACAGCCAGTTTAATGTGCCGAGGAGTTATTCTGCCTTTTTTGTTGTCCCTTGCTGCATTTCCTGCCAACTCCAAAATCTCAGCTAAACAAATAAATGAATGTCATTAGAAAATCTTCAGACACAACTTATAAAGTATcagttatatactgaacaaaaatacagtgcattcagaaagtattcagaccccttgactttttccacattttgttacgttacagccttattctaatgtaTTCAATTGTTGTTTTCTCATCAAgtgtgtaatggtcatgctgttgaatcagcttcttgatatgccacacctgtcaggtggttgaATGATCTTGgctaaaggagaaatgctcactaacagggatgtaaacaaatttgtgcacaaaatttgagataaataagctttttgtgcatatgggatatttctgggatcttttatttcagctcatgaaatcaacactttacatgttgcatttatatttttattcagtatatatTTTAGATACACAACTGAATtgaagagagaaagtgtgtgtattTTCACTCAGGTGAGACAACAACCTGCCAGGTACTCTATGACGGCTGCCATGTAGACGGGTGCCCCCATGCCGATGCGGTACTTGTGGGTCCCTGTGCGTAGATACCTCATCATCCTCCCCACAGGAAAGATGACCCCTGCTCTGGCAGAGCGGGACAGTTTGGTGCTCTTCTTCTTCCCTCCTCGGGCTGACATCTTGCCTCAGCTACGTCTACCTGGGAGGACAACAGTCCATTTACCATGGTTAGTTTTAAGGATGGAGATTGAAACTATGTTAAATGGGTCACTTGTACTGTACAGGCAACAATCAACCAATTGAAATACACTACAGCAATGTGCAAAACAGTTTTTATAATTACCACCTGTTTTGTTTGCCCAAAGGAATTTTATAAAGACTCAATTTACGCCTCCAAAAGCTTGCAATGTGCCACGTTGAAGCTTCCATACATTGACTAGATGCTGGTGTGTACATGTAGCATAACCAAATCTGAGTGTGAAAAGTTGGAACTTGTCAGCAGGCTATTTGACCACTCATTATTTAAACTGATAACACATGCATTAACAAATCTGTGCAGAGCTGTAAACTTGAGAAACAAAGATTGAGATTCCAGGTTGAGAAGGAGCCATTCAGGAGCATCATATCGTCCTCATGTAGGCCTACAGTTTGCAAAGCTGATAAGATCAGAGACTAAAACTAGCAAAGCACACTAACAGATATAATTGGAAGACAATTCCAAAATACGATGGAATAAGACGCCGACAATATTTAAGAATTAAATTGCGCGCCATATGGGATTATTTGATTAACGCAttagtatttttatttattatttgtaAATACTTAATATTTGTATAGTATTTAGTCTGCTTTTCTAGGTAAAGATAGTAAGGGGAGCCAACGTACTTTCCCAAAGGTAACTATGTAAACAAACTCAATAATACCGTACAGAAAACGGCCGCGGTGGCCTACAGACTCCAGTTTTGGAAATGGCATTTGCAATCTGAGACCCGACATATATTCTTTCGAATGCATTGATTTGTGCATCTTGAATGCGTTTTGGATTCTGGATTGCTCACATACACATGAAAAATAAAAGAACAAAAGATCATGCCATCTAGTATAATAGCTTACAATAGGCTACTCGACGAACAGTAATTtaattaatgttttttttttgtcaaatatGACGTCTTAAACGTAACTACAGATCCTAAACGACATAGCAATATTACATTTACAAAAATTCATGAATATGACAAATGTTTATACATATGCGCGCCATTATGCAGGAATAGAAAATAACCCCTTGATACGTTTTTCTTCTGACCGTCTCCTCCTATCGCAACAGGATTATGCACACCTAACTAACTATCTATCTAATCAATGGCCTTGCTTTAAGTTGGTTGCCTATCCACGAGACATCCGCGGCTGTTGTTCTTAAATAGAAATGTCTGGGACATCGGGCCATAACCTTTCTTGTAATTATGTTCCTCCCATGCTACAGCGCAACCCCCATTTTGTTTTCAATCCATTGGATGTGTAATCTCATCAGACATGGTCGGAAAGGAACGTTCTTTCGGAGACGCAGCTCGCCACAAAACGCAATAAACCGGATATGCGCGAGAGTGATTTTATCCAAGTTTGATACCTGTTTGTCCTCCTTTACACGAATCGATGCAGGCCTGATCTTCTCTTTCACAAGTCTCAGAAGAATGGCTGTATTCGCTGTCCTTATGCGGATCCTGTTAATAAAACTACAACCACCGTACGTACATAGGCTACATAGGGGGCTGGcttactactactgatgctgcaAAGGGGAAAAATTCAGTCCGGGGAAAATAGAATGAAAACGCCCCCTTAACATGGCTTGAAGGGGAGAAGAATGTTGTTTGAAAGTAACGCAAATGCTTGAATATATACGACTGAATTTGGCCCTGTATGCCTGTAGAGCAGTTTGGAAAACGTGTAAATTATACATTCTGGATACATAtacacagtttattaggtacaccaatcTAGTACCTGGCCTCCAGAACAGACTGAATTCTTCAGACTGTGTATTCTGCAAGGTGTTGTGTTCAAACGTTgttcaattggtatcaagggacctaatgaGAGCCAGGGAAACATTCCCCATATCATTACACCACCAGCAGcttgtaccgttgacaccagcaggatggggccatggagtaatgctgcttacgccaaatcctgattCTGCCATTGGCATTAagcaacaggaaccgggattccTTCCAGCCAGGTGATGTTTTTACACTCCTCAATTGTCCTGTATTGGTGATCACGTGCCcatggaacccggtgtggtcgtctgctgcaatagcccatctgtgacaaggaCCGACATGCGTTCccaagatgccgttctgcacatcACTATTTTACTGCGccattatttgcctgtttgtgtcCTGAATGTTATTTTTCACGATTCTTGCAattcttttttttctccattcTCTGTAAACCATAGACATTGGCGTGggtgtattaaaaataaaaataaacataaatgcctcatttgcataagtattcagaccctttgctatgagtctcaaaattgagctcaggtgtatcatgtttccattgattatccttggtgtttctacaacttgattttcgtccacctgtggcaaattcaattgattggacatgatttggaaagtcacacgcctgtctatataaggtcccacaattgacagtgtttgtcagagcaaaaaccacgccatgaggttgaaagaattgtccatagagctccgagacaggattgtgtcgaggcacagatctggggaagggtaccaaaagaattctgcagcattgaaggtcctgaagaacacagtggcctccataattcttaaatggaagaagtttggaaccaccaaggcttttccaagagctggccgccgaccaaactgagcaatcgggggagaagggtatttgtcaaggaggtgaccaagaacccgatggtcactctgacagagctctgtggagatgggagaaacttccagaaggtaaaccatctctgcagcactccaccaatcgggcctttatggtagagtgaccagacggaagtcactcctcagtaaaaggtacatgacagcccgcttggagtttgccaaaaggcacctaaagactcttagaccataagaaacaagattctctggtctttgGCCTGCATGCCAAGcctcacgtctgaaggaaacctggcaccatccctacggtgaagcatagtggtggcagcatcatgctgtggggatgtttttcagcgtcaaggactgggagactagtcaggatcgagggaaagatgaagggagcaaagtacagagatccttgatgaaaacctgttccagagcactcaggacctcagactgggggggaAGGTTCACCTAACAACAGGACAGCCATGACAATGCAGAAGTGGccttgggacaagtctctgaaaaaGATTGCGCCGAAGGCCATGGCTGAtattttacattctcccaaccagtAGTCcaatttttttattacattttttgcattttgtgtaacttatttttgtacataatgttgctgctaccgtctcttgtgaccgaaaataacttctggacatcagaaaagcgattactcaccacggactggaagaaactttttcatttaacgagtccgacgagaaggatatcATGCTTTCACTGGAACGGGCCCAGATCCATGCCTTTTGCGTAAAGAAAAGATGCCAGAAAAGGGGACGCAGATTGGGGATCCTTCTGAGAATCCGGAGGTGAGCGAGTAaactacactagtgaccatatccccgtgcatcccgcaaaggcggaggtgttgctaacatttacgatagcaaatttcaatatttttttttgaaatgacgttttcatcttttgagcttctagtcatgaaatctatgcagcctactcaatcactttttatagctactgtttacaggcctcctgggccatatacagcgttcctcattgagttccctgaattcctatcggaccttgtatagcagataatattctaatctttggtgactttaatattcacatggagaagtccacagacccactccaaaaggctttcggagccatcatcgactcagtgggttttgtccaacatgtctctggacctactcactgtcacagtcatactctggacctagttttgtcccatggaataaatgttgtggatcttaatgtttttcctcataatcctggactatcggaccaccattttattacgtttgcaattgcaacaaataatctgctcagaccccaaccaagaaacatcaaagtcatgctataaattcacagacaacacaacgattccttgatgtccttccagactccctctgtctacccaaggatgccagaggaaaaaaatcagttaaccacctaactgaggaactcaatttaaccttgtgcaataccctagatgcagttgcacccctaaaaactaaaaacatttctcataagaaactagctccctggtatacagaaaatacccgagctctgaaggaagcttccagaaaattggaacggaaatggcgccacaccaaactggaagtattccgactagcttggaaagacagtaccgtgcaatatcgaagagcccttactgctgctcaatcatcctatttttccaacttaattgaggacaataagaacaatccgaaattcctttttgatactgtcgcaaagctaactaaaaagcagcattccccaagagaggatggctttcacttcagcagtaataaattcatgaacttctttgaggaaaagatcatgatcattagaaagcaaattacggactcctctttaaatctgcgtattacttcaaagctcagttgttctTGAGTCTGCACagctctgccaggacctaggatcgagagacactcaagtgttttagtactatatctcttgacacaatgatgaaaataatcatggtctctaaaccttcaagctgcatactggaccctattccaactaaactactgaaagagctgcttcctgtgcttggctctcctatgttgaacataataaacagctctctatccaccggatgtataccaaactcactaaaagtggcagtaataaagcctctcttgaaaaagccaaaccttgacccagaaaatataaaaaaactatcggcctatatcgaatcttccattcctctcaaaaattgtagaaaaggctgttgcgctgcaactcactgccttcctgaaagacaaacaatgtataccaaatgcttcagtctggttttagaccccatcatagcactgagactgcacttgtgaaggtggtaaattaccttttaatggcatcagaccgaggctctgcatctgtcctcgtgctcctagaccttagtgctgcttttgataccatcgatcaccacattcttttggagagattggaaacccaaattggtctacacggacaggttctggcctggtttagatcttatatGTCGGAAAGATATGTTTGTCTCTGTAAAtggtacatttcggtgttcctcaaggttctgttttaggaccactattgttttcactatatattttacctcttggtgatgtcattcgaaaacataatgttaactttcactgctatgcggattacac
Proteins encoded:
- the LOC135512372 gene encoding core histone macro-H2A.2-like isoform X2, encoding MSARGGKKKSTKLSRSARAGVIFPVGRMMRYLRTGTHKYRIGMGAPVYMAAVIEYLAAEILELAGNAARDNKKGRITPRHIKLAVANDEELNQLLRGVTISNGGVLPRIHPELLSKKRGSRVKVDTQVTVPEKRAERVKSIKKPTTKKGKGKPGRKPRSTENDKEAVVANSTVEDGPGDGFTILSAKSLFLGQKLSLTESEIGKIGTIKVEGIINPTNAEMDLKEGVGNALEKAGGRDFLEAVKELRKAQGPLEVASVAVSQASGMPARFVIHCNIPQWGSDKCEDQLEKTVKACLSAAEEKKLKSVAFPSLPAGRNGFPKQTAAQLILKAISNHFVSATTSSLKNIYFVLFDSESIGIYLQEMAKLDAK
- the LOC135512372 gene encoding core histone macro-H2A.2-like isoform X1, with the protein product MSARGGKKKSTKLSRSARAGVIFPVGRMMRYLRTGTHKYRIGMGAPVYMAAVIEYLAAEILELAGNAARDNKKGRITPRHIKLAVANDEELNQLLRGVTISNGGVLPRIHPELLSKKRGSRVKVDTQVTVPEKRAERVKSIKKPTTKKGKGKPGRKPRKSTENDKEAVVANSTVEDGPGDGFTILSAKSLFLGQKLSLTESEIGKIGTIKVEGIINPTNAEMDLKEGVGNALEKAGGRDFLEAVKELRKAQGPLEVASVAVSQASGMPARFVIHCNIPQWGSDKCEDQLEKTVKACLSAAEEKKLKSVAFPSLPAGRNGFPKQTAAQLILKAISNHFVSATTSSLKNIYFVLFDSESIGIYLQEMAKLDAK